A window of the Oscillospiraceae bacterium genome harbors these coding sequences:
- a CDS encoding DUF1292 domain-containing protein yields the protein MSEEYGPDLLTLVDEEGQEHEFEVLDVIDNDNGTFYALLPTFDDPEDKVNDEGTYYIFQSIDENGEQELAEVEDDNLLSGLAKQFEAHFAELYPDEGEAFDDDSDK from the coding sequence ATGAGCGAAGAATACGGTCCTGATTTGCTCACGCTGGTCGATGAAGAAGGCCAGGAACATGAGTTTGAAGTTTTAGATGTCATCGATAACGACAACGGTACTTTTTATGCTCTGCTGCCAACCTTTGATGACCCGGAAGACAAGGTAAACGACGAGGGTACCTATTATATCTTCCAGAGCATTGATGAAAACGGAGAGCAGGAACTTGCTGAAGTGGAAGACGACAACCTGCTGAGCGGCTTAGCAAAGCAGTTTGAGGCACATTTTGCCGAGCTTTACCCTGACGAAGGGGAAGCTTTTGATGACGACAGCGACAAATAA
- the trxB gene encoding thioredoxin-disulfide reductase: MQDVIIIGGGPAGYTAAMYCARAALSVTLLETFAPGGQMGTTETLENYPGFPQGVGGFELAQSMKQQAENFGAVTKLESVESAELSSAAEKIVHCTSGSIYKAPVVIVASGGSPRELGLPNERALRGKGVSYCATCDGMFFRGKEVVVVGGGDTAAADAVYLARICKKVTVIHRRDTLRASRAYLEPLKKAENIDFLWDSVVTEIVGAPVSGVKTANKKTGEVSSVPCKGVFVAVGNLPNTAFLKGQISLTNGGYVDAGEDTCTNVPGVFAAGDVRRKPLRQVVTAVSDGAVAAHMAEDYLMKLSSKS; encoded by the coding sequence ATGCAGGATGTCATCATTATCGGCGGGGGTCCGGCCGGCTACACAGCGGCTATGTACTGTGCGCGTGCGGCACTGTCCGTTACGCTGTTGGAAACATTTGCGCCGGGCGGCCAGATGGGGACGACGGAAACCTTGGAAAATTATCCTGGATTTCCTCAGGGCGTCGGTGGCTTTGAGCTGGCACAGTCTATGAAGCAGCAGGCGGAAAATTTTGGTGCCGTGACAAAACTGGAAAGCGTTGAGTCTGCAGAACTGAGCAGTGCTGCGGAAAAGATTGTGCACTGCACAAGCGGCAGCATTTATAAAGCACCAGTGGTCATTGTGGCGAGTGGCGGTTCCCCGCGGGAGCTTGGCCTGCCAAACGAGCGTGCTCTGCGCGGAAAGGGCGTTTCGTACTGCGCTACTTGTGACGGAATGTTCTTCCGCGGTAAAGAGGTCGTTGTAGTCGGCGGCGGCGACACTGCAGCGGCAGATGCAGTTTATCTTGCCCGCATTTGCAAAAAAGTTACAGTGATTCACCGGCGCGACACCCTGCGCGCGTCACGTGCCTATTTGGAGCCGCTAAAAAAAGCGGAAAATATTGATTTCCTGTGGGACAGTGTGGTTACAGAAATTGTGGGCGCACCGGTCAGCGGAGTAAAAACTGCCAACAAAAAGACCGGTGAAGTTTCCAGTGTGCCGTGCAAGGGAGTCTTTGTTGCGGTGGGAAATCTGCCGAATACTGCATTTTTAAAGGGACAGATTTCCTTGACTAACGGCGGCTACGTTGATGCCGGAGAAGATACCTGCACCAATGTGCCCGGCGTCTTTGCGGCGGGCGATGTGCGCCGCAAGCCGCTGCGGCAAGTAGTTACGGCGGTTTCTGACGGAGCAGTCGCGGCGCATATGGCAGAGGACTACCTGATGAAGCTTTCAAGCAAATCTTAA
- a CDS encoding NADP-dependent malic enzyme: MDVKEESMRMHKQWAGKLEVHSRVPVKNSRDLSLAYTPGVAQPCLAIQKDPSLSYTLTRRWNTVAVITDGTAILGLGDIGPEAGMPVMEGKCVLFKEFADIDAVPLCLKTKDVDELVRTVYLLSGSFGGINLEDISAPRCFEVERRLKELCDIPVFHDDQHGTAIIVGAALMNALKVTGRNIETVHCVINGAGSAGIAIGKHLMRLGLKNLVLCDRFGILCEGMQGLNPAHEEMSRLTNREHRQGALADALQGADVFIGVSAPGVLTAEMIHGMAKDPIVFPMANPVPEIMPEEALAAGAAVVGTGRSDFPNQINNVLAFPGIFRGALDVRASDINDAMKLAASYALAGILTDKELSVQCILPKAFDPRVVPAVAEAVAKAACDSGVARCPQGPAGKK; this comes from the coding sequence ATGGACGTAAAAGAAGAATCCATGCGGATGCACAAACAGTGGGCAGGAAAATTAGAGGTGCACTCGCGGGTGCCAGTGAAAAACAGCCGTGATTTGTCTCTTGCCTACACGCCCGGTGTCGCACAGCCGTGCCTTGCCATCCAAAAAGACCCGTCACTCAGCTATACGCTGACCCGTCGCTGGAACACCGTTGCAGTCATTACAGACGGCACCGCGATTCTGGGCCTTGGCGATATCGGCCCCGAAGCGGGTATGCCGGTTATGGAGGGCAAGTGTGTTCTCTTTAAAGAATTTGCAGATATTGATGCGGTTCCGCTCTGCTTAAAGACAAAAGATGTGGATGAATTGGTGCGTACAGTTTACCTGCTTTCCGGTTCTTTTGGCGGTATCAATTTGGAGGACATTTCCGCGCCACGCTGTTTTGAGGTGGAGCGCCGGCTGAAAGAATTGTGCGATATTCCGGTCTTTCACGATGACCAGCACGGAACAGCCATTATTGTGGGTGCCGCGCTGATGAATGCTCTGAAAGTGACCGGCAGAAACATCGAGACGGTGCACTGCGTGATCAACGGCGCCGGCAGCGCGGGCATTGCCATTGGCAAACACTTGATGCGCCTCGGACTGAAAAACCTGGTTCTGTGCGACCGTTTCGGCATTCTGTGTGAGGGAATGCAGGGGTTAAACCCCGCACATGAAGAAATGAGCCGCTTGACCAACCGGGAGCACAGACAGGGTGCCTTGGCAGATGCACTGCAGGGCGCGGATGTCTTTATCGGTGTTTCGGCGCCGGGTGTGCTTACGGCGGAAATGATTCACGGCATGGCGAAAGACCCCATTGTATTTCCTATGGCAAACCCTGTACCGGAAATCATGCCGGAAGAAGCGCTCGCCGCGGGTGCGGCGGTAGTAGGCACCGGCCGCTCGGACTTCCCGAATCAGATCAACAACGTCCTGGCGTTTCCGGGCATTTTCCGCGGCGCACTGGATGTGCGTGCAAGCGATATTAATGACGCCATGAAATTGGCGGCTTCCTATGCTTTGGCCGGCATTTTGACAGACAAGGAACTTTCTGTACAGTGCATTCTGCCCAAGGCTTTTGACCCGCGGGTCGTGCCTGCTGTGGCAGAAGCAGTGGCAAAGGCTGCTTGTGACAGCGGCGTTGCCCGCTGCCCGCAGGGGCCGGCAGGAAAAAAGTAA
- the serC gene encoding 3-phosphoserine/phosphohydroxythreonine transaminase: MKRVYNFSAGPSMLPEEVLRRAANEMLDYHGSGQSVMEMSHRSNLFQGIIDRAESLLRTVMKIPDNYKVLFLQGGASSQFAMVPFNLMNGSHKADYVLTGQWATKSWKEASRYGETKVIASSKDKTFTYIPKLDPATFTPDADYFYICMNNTIYGTVYHELPQTGKVPLVADISSCICSEPLDISKFGLVFAGAQKNLAPAGLTVVIVRDDLVGHAQEMTPTMMNYQTHADHGSMFNTPPCWTIYICMLVLDWIQNTVGGLEEMGKRNHKKAKLLYDFLDSSRMFHGTVVPEDRSLMNVPFVTDSDVLNKKFVQEAADSDMVNLKGHRTVGGMRASIYNAMPYEGVEKLVEFMENFEKENG; the protein is encoded by the coding sequence ATGAAACGTGTGTACAACTTTTCTGCAGGCCCTTCTATGCTGCCGGAAGAAGTCCTTCGCCGTGCTGCAAATGAAATGCTCGATTATCATGGCAGCGGCCAGTCTGTCATGGAAATGTCTCACCGCTCCAACCTGTTCCAGGGCATTATCGACCGTGCAGAATCCCTTTTGCGCACAGTCATGAAGATCCCCGACAACTACAAAGTGCTGTTTTTGCAGGGCGGCGCCTCCAGTCAGTTTGCCATGGTACCGTTTAACCTGATGAATGGGTCACACAAAGCGGACTATGTGCTGACAGGGCAGTGGGCAACCAAGTCGTGGAAAGAAGCTTCCCGCTACGGTGAAACAAAAGTCATTGCCAGCAGCAAAGATAAAACTTTTACTTATATTCCAAAGCTTGACCCCGCTACTTTCACCCCGGATGCAGATTACTTTTATATCTGCATGAACAACACCATCTACGGTACGGTGTACCACGAGCTGCCACAGACCGGCAAAGTGCCGCTGGTTGCGGATATTTCTTCTTGCATTTGCAGCGAGCCGCTGGATATCAGCAAATTTGGTCTGGTGTTTGCCGGCGCACAGAAGAACCTGGCTCCGGCCGGCCTTACGGTCGTTATCGTACGCGATGACCTGGTGGGCCACGCACAGGAAATGACCCCAACGATGATGAATTACCAGACCCATGCTGACCATGGCAGCATGTTTAACACGCCGCCGTGCTGGACCATTTACATCTGCATGCTGGTGCTGGACTGGATTCAAAACACCGTGGGCGGCTTGGAAGAAATGGGCAAACGCAATCATAAAAAAGCAAAGCTTCTGTATGATTTTCTGGACAGCAGCCGTATGTTCCACGGCACTGTCGTACCGGAAGACCGCTCTTTAATGAATGTTCCGTTTGTCACGGACAGCGATGTCCTCAATAAAAAATTTGTACAGGAAGCCGCGGACAGCGATATGGTCAACCTGAAAGGTCACCGTACCGTTGGCGGTATGCGCGCTTCTATTTATAATGCGATGCCCTATGAAGGCGTTGAAAAACTGGTAGAGTTTATGGAGAACTTTGAGAAAGAAAACGGCTGA
- a CDS encoding 3-phosphoglycerate dehydrogenase family protein codes for MYKVQYLNKISPAGTARFGKDYQVGDSVTDPDAIMVRSASMLEAELPKKLLAIARAGAGVNNIPLDRCSEQGVVVFNTPGANANAVKELVLCGLLLTSRKVVSGIEWCKTLTGDNIPKQIEKGKSQFSGPEIYGKKLGVIGLGAIGVLVANAAKSLGMDVYGYDPFLSVDAAWGLSRSIQHARSLDTIWENCDYITIHVPQTPDTKGMIGEDALSKVKDGVRVLNFARGGLVDTAAMLKAVESGKVAAYATDFPAPEMIGKKNIITVPHLGASTPESEDNCARMAANELKEYLENGNIRNSVNMPAVYMPRDGGERICILHRNVPNTIGHFANKVASMGLNIENMQSKSRKNYAYTILDVTGKITPKMTEELESLEEVIRARAIL; via the coding sequence ATGTATAAAGTTCAGTACCTGAATAAAATTTCCCCGGCGGGCACTGCGCGCTTTGGCAAAGATTATCAGGTTGGCGACAGTGTCACCGACCCTGATGCAATTATGGTGCGCTCTGCTTCTATGCTGGAAGCAGAGCTGCCCAAAAAGCTTTTGGCCATTGCCCGTGCGGGTGCCGGCGTCAACAATATTCCGCTGGACAGATGCAGCGAGCAGGGTGTTGTTGTTTTCAATACCCCCGGCGCTAATGCCAACGCGGTAAAAGAGCTGGTGCTCTGCGGTTTGCTGCTGACTTCCCGCAAAGTGGTTTCCGGTATTGAGTGGTGCAAAACCCTTACCGGCGACAATATTCCAAAGCAGATTGAAAAAGGCAAAAGCCAGTTTTCCGGTCCTGAAATTTATGGTAAAAAGCTGGGCGTTATCGGCCTGGGTGCCATTGGCGTATTGGTTGCCAATGCGGCGAAAAGCCTTGGCATGGATGTATACGGCTATGACCCGTTTTTGTCGGTCGATGCGGCGTGGGGGCTTTCCCGCTCGATTCAGCATGCCCGTTCTCTGGACACTATTTGGGAAAACTGCGATTACATCACCATTCATGTTCCGCAGACCCCCGACACCAAGGGCATGATCGGCGAAGATGCGCTTTCAAAAGTAAAAGACGGCGTGCGTGTGCTCAACTTTGCGCGTGGCGGTTTGGTAGATACCGCGGCAATGCTCAAAGCAGTGGAAAGCGGCAAAGTAGCGGCTTATGCCACCGATTTCCCCGCACCGGAAATGATCGGCAAAAAGAATATTATCACAGTGCCGCATCTGGGTGCTTCTACTCCAGAAAGCGAAGACAACTGTGCCCGCATGGCAGCCAATGAACTCAAAGAATACCTGGAAAACGGTAATATCCGCAACAGCGTCAATATGCCGGCGGTCTATATGCCGCGCGACGGCGGCGAGCGCATCTGCATTCTGCACCGCAATGTGCCAAACACCATTGGCCACTTTGCAAACAAGGTCGCCAGTATGGGCCTGAATATTGAGAATATGCAGTCGAAGTCCCGCAAAAATTACGCTTATACCATTTTGGACGTAACAGGAAAAATCACGCCGAAGATGACTGAAGAGCTGGAAAGCCTGGAAGAAGTCATTCGCGCGCGTGCAATTCTTTAA
- a CDS encoding dihydroorotase, translated as MKILLKNASLADPERPSPQTGDLLLANGCIVASGGHITVTDAEEIDCSGLVAAPGLVDIHVHLRDPGFTEKEDVITGCRAAAAGGVTTLLCMPNTRPAIDEPDTVAYIQEKARHADARVCVAGALTTGLKGKTRTNLQALLSAGVRALSDDGRPVENTHLMAEAMKEAATLGLPIVSHCEVPGITAGGVMNEGAVSRELDVPGAPAAAEECGIMRELTLAEMLDVPIHICHVSSKNSVAMIRACKKRGVKVTCETAPHYFALTEEALRSKDADLRMSPPLRTEEDRRAVIQGLQDGTIDIIATDHAPHTPAEKENFLTAPNGVVGMETSLAAGITYLVDPGYLTLNQLLYKMSAAPAKLLGLPYGGLLSGSVADIVLFDPKEHWKVDPEALHGKSRNAVFKGMTLCGRVKRTYCGGRLVYQDKA; from the coding sequence ATGAAGATCTTGCTGAAAAATGCCAGTCTGGCGGACCCCGAGCGCCCATCTCCCCAGACAGGCGACCTGCTGCTGGCAAATGGGTGTATTGTGGCCTCTGGCGGACACATTACGGTGACAGATGCTGAAGAGATAGACTGCAGCGGCCTAGTGGCTGCGCCGGGTCTGGTAGATATCCATGTTCACCTGCGCGACCCGGGCTTTACCGAAAAAGAAGACGTGATTACCGGCTGCCGCGCAGCGGCGGCCGGCGGTGTAACGACTCTGCTGTGCATGCCAAACACCAGACCCGCGATTGACGAGCCTGACACCGTTGCGTATATCCAGGAAAAAGCCCGCCATGCGGATGCCCGGGTGTGTGTTGCGGGCGCGCTGACTACTGGCCTAAAAGGGAAAACGCGCACCAATCTGCAGGCACTGCTTTCTGCCGGGGTTCGTGCCCTTTCCGATGACGGCCGCCCAGTCGAGAATACACACCTGATGGCAGAGGCTATGAAAGAGGCTGCCACACTTGGTTTGCCCATTGTTTCGCACTGCGAGGTGCCCGGCATTACAGCGGGCGGCGTCATGAATGAAGGGGCCGTCAGCCGTGAGCTGGATGTGCCCGGCGCGCCTGCAGCAGCGGAGGAATGCGGTATTATGCGGGAACTGACTCTTGCGGAAATGCTGGATGTTCCAATTCATATCTGCCATGTCAGCAGCAAAAACAGTGTTGCGATGATTCGTGCCTGCAAAAAGCGCGGCGTAAAAGTTACCTGTGAAACGGCGCCGCATTATTTTGCCCTGACAGAGGAAGCTCTGCGCAGCAAAGACGCTGACCTGCGCATGAGCCCACCGCTGCGTACCGAAGAGGACCGCCGCGCAGTAATTCAAGGCCTGCAGGACGGCACAATCGATATTATTGCAACAGACCACGCACCGCATACCCCTGCCGAAAAAGAGAATTTTTTAACGGCGCCCAACGGTGTGGTCGGCATGGAAACCAGCCTTGCGGCGGGCATTACGTATTTGGTAGATCCGGGGTACCTTACTCTGAATCAGCTACTTTACAAAATGAGTGCTGCACCTGCAAAACTGCTGGGTCTGCCATACGGCGGGCTGCTTTCCGGCTCGGTTGCAGATATTGTGCTGTTTGACCCGAAAGAGCATTGGAAAGTGGACCCCGAAGCCCTGCACGGCAAGAGCAGAAATGCTGTTTTCAAGGGCATGACTCTGTGCGGCCGGGTCAAGCGCACATACTGTGGCGGCCGTTTGGTTTATCAGGACAAGGCATAA
- the pyrF gene encoding orotidine-5'-phosphate decarboxylase: MDRLIEAIRAKQNPTVAGLDPKLSYLPQYLLKDAYSRCGETLEGAAEAILQFNKGLVDALAPIVPAVKPQCAYYEQYGWQGMRTLEATIRYAQKKGLYVILDGKRNDIGTTMQAYANAHLGTAAVAGKELPAFAADALTVNPYLGADGIAPLLPVCEKQDASVFVLVKTSNPSSGELQDRPFADGRTLYATVGSLCESWGEKARGSYGYSRVGAVVGATYPAQLGELRKALPHTFFLVPGYGAQGGGAKDVAPAFDKRGLGAVVNASRSIMTAWQKTGAEEHSFAEAAAQEALKMRDAIVSAIGGIQ, encoded by the coding sequence ATGGACAGACTTATCGAAGCAATCCGCGCAAAGCAAAACCCCACTGTCGCCGGGCTGGACCCAAAACTTTCTTATCTGCCGCAGTACCTTTTAAAAGATGCGTACAGCCGCTGCGGCGAAACACTGGAGGGTGCCGCAGAGGCAATTCTGCAGTTTAATAAGGGCCTGGTCGATGCGCTGGCACCTATTGTGCCGGCGGTCAAGCCACAGTGCGCTTATTATGAGCAATACGGCTGGCAGGGCATGCGTACCTTGGAAGCGACGATTCGCTATGCACAGAAAAAGGGCTTGTATGTTATTTTGGACGGCAAGCGAAACGACATTGGTACGACAATGCAGGCCTATGCGAATGCGCACCTTGGCACAGCCGCTGTGGCGGGAAAGGAACTGCCTGCCTTTGCGGCGGATGCCCTTACAGTCAATCCGTATCTGGGTGCCGACGGCATTGCGCCGCTGCTGCCCGTTTGCGAAAAGCAGGATGCTTCTGTTTTTGTACTGGTTAAAACCAGTAATCCATCTTCTGGTGAACTGCAGGACCGCCCCTTTGCCGACGGCAGGACCCTGTATGCCACGGTGGGTTCTTTGTGTGAAAGCTGGGGAGAAAAGGCCCGCGGCAGCTACGGCTACAGCCGGGTGGGCGCGGTGGTGGGCGCAACTTACCCCGCACAGCTTGGAGAACTGCGCAAAGCGCTGCCACACACCTTTTTCCTTGTGCCCGGCTATGGCGCGCAGGGCGGCGGCGCAAAAGACGTGGCGCCTGCTTTTGACAAGCGCGGTCTTGGCGCCGTTGTCAATGCCTCCCGCAGTATTATGACCGCCTGGCAGAAAACCGGTGCGGAAGAGCACAGCTTTGCTGAGGCGGCCGCACAGGAAGCTCTGAAAATGCGCGACGCAATCGTCTCGGCAATCGGAGGTATCCAATGA
- a CDS encoding dihydroorotate dehydrogenase electron transfer subunit, with product MKYDTEVCRILERRQLTPDTFRLRVSAPKLAPMAKPGQFAQVLVPGMALRRPISICKIEPEALCFVVQVRGEGTRRLSLLQPQDQVDLLAPLGNGFPLAGDSGRHAVFVGGGIGVPPLLGAAAAFSGRCSAVLGFRSASAVILTDEFAHAGCQVQVATDDGSFGVHGLVTDILKTISFDVCYACGPLPMLRAVAALCRERKTPCWISMEQRMACGIGACLGCAVELCRADGSHYYGHVCKDGPVFSADQVVL from the coding sequence ATGAAATACGATACGGAAGTATGCCGAATTTTAGAGCGCCGGCAGCTGACACCGGATACGTTTCGCTTGCGGGTATCTGCACCGAAACTTGCGCCGATGGCGAAACCGGGGCAGTTTGCACAGGTGCTTGTGCCCGGCATGGCGCTGCGCCGGCCGATTTCTATTTGCAAAATAGAGCCGGAGGCGCTGTGCTTTGTGGTGCAGGTGCGTGGTGAGGGGACCCGCCGGCTTTCCCTTTTGCAGCCGCAAGACCAGGTGGATCTGCTGGCGCCGCTGGGAAATGGCTTTCCGCTGGCAGGAGACAGTGGCAGGCATGCAGTATTTGTCGGCGGCGGCATTGGGGTGCCGCCGCTGCTGGGCGCAGCGGCAGCCTTTTCCGGCAGATGCAGCGCAGTTTTGGGTTTTCGCAGTGCCAGTGCTGTTATCTTAACAGACGAATTTGCCCATGCAGGCTGTCAGGTGCAGGTTGCAACCGATGATGGCAGCTTTGGCGTACATGGCCTTGTTACTGATATTCTGAAAACAATATCCTTTGATGTCTGCTATGCTTGCGGCCCACTGCCTATGCTGCGCGCAGTGGCAGCGCTGTGCAGAGAGCGCAAGACCCCCTGCTGGATTTCCATGGAACAGCGCATGGCGTGCGGCATTGGTGCGTGCCTAGGCTGTGCGGTGGAGCTTTGCCGCGCAGACGGCAGCCATTATTATGGCCATGTGTGTAAAGACGGGCCTGTCTTTTCGGCAGACCAAGTTGTACTGTAG
- a CDS encoding dihydroorotate dehydrogenase: protein MADMQVKIAGVPFANPLIGASGTVGFGREYAEFYPLSRLGGISCKGITLQERPGNPPPRIAETPAGMLNSVGLQNPGVEHFVAEDLPWLKQQGTVVIANIAGSTPEDYCAMAERLNSTAVDMVELNISCPNVKQGGVQFGVTCQGVESITAKVRKHCTKPLMVKLSPNVADIAENAAAAEAAGADAVSLINTLTGMRIDIHTRRPILKNNTGGLSGPAVFPVAVRMVWQAAQRVKIPVVGLGGISSWQDAVEMMLAGASAFQVGTAFFTDPYAPVKILKGLEKYLNTNHIKSAAKLTGGVRPW, encoded by the coding sequence ATGGCAGATATGCAAGTAAAAATTGCCGGAGTTCCATTTGCAAACCCACTGATCGGGGCAAGCGGCACAGTCGGCTTTGGCCGGGAATATGCGGAGTTTTACCCACTTTCCCGTTTGGGCGGCATTTCCTGCAAGGGCATTACGCTGCAGGAGCGTCCCGGAAATCCGCCGCCGCGCATTGCGGAAACACCGGCCGGTATGCTCAATTCGGTAGGACTGCAAAATCCGGGCGTCGAACATTTTGTAGCGGAGGACCTGCCATGGCTTAAACAGCAGGGCACCGTTGTCATTGCAAATATTGCCGGCAGTACGCCGGAAGACTACTGTGCCATGGCCGAGCGGCTAAACAGCACAGCGGTGGATATGGTTGAGCTCAACATTTCCTGCCCGAATGTCAAACAGGGCGGGGTGCAGTTTGGTGTGACCTGCCAGGGTGTCGAGAGCATTACAGCAAAAGTCAGGAAGCACTGCACAAAGCCGCTGATGGTCAAGCTTTCGCCGAATGTTGCCGATATCGCCGAAAATGCGGCCGCAGCAGAGGCGGCCGGTGCGGATGCTGTGTCGCTCATCAACACGCTGACGGGCATGCGCATTGATATCCATACCCGCCGGCCAATTTTAAAAAACAACACGGGCGGGCTGAGCGGCCCGGCGGTATTCCCGGTGGCGGTGCGCATGGTATGGCAGGCTGCCCAGCGGGTCAAAATACCGGTCGTGGGTTTGGGCGGAATTTCCTCTTGGCAGGACGCAGTCGAAATGATGCTGGCGGGCGCTTCGGCGTTTCAGGTAGGCACCGCATTCTTTACGGACCCTTATGCGCCGGTAAAGATTTTGAAAGGTCTTGAGAAGTATTTGAATACCAATCATATAAAATCTGCTGCAAAATTGACAGGGGGCGTGCGCCCGTGGTAG
- a CDS encoding histidine phosphatase family protein encodes MVDLYLVRHCAARGNVDGVYQGRGDSDITDLGRRQLEAVAVRLRNVPFHAIYTSPLKRARATAEAINQYHHVPLYADNSLLEIDVGQMEGLKWSELPKRFPKEADAWQRHLADFKAPGGESTLHVQQRIWSGIEKIVKKENQPNQTVKVCVTTHGCALRCFFCKALGWPLSRIDEVPLCDNTAISEVTFAENGKVNVLRIGDAAHLDQSMSVLKNMGWGLKKA; translated from the coding sequence GTGGTAGACCTTTATTTGGTGCGCCACTGTGCGGCCCGCGGCAATGTGGACGGCGTTTATCAGGGACGCGGCGACAGCGATATTACCGACCTAGGCCGCAGGCAGCTGGAGGCGGTCGCGGTGCGGCTGCGCAATGTGCCGTTCCACGCAATTTACACCAGCCCCTTGAAACGTGCCCGCGCAACGGCAGAGGCAATCAATCAGTACCATCATGTGCCGCTGTATGCGGACAACAGCCTGCTCGAAATCGATGTCGGCCAAATGGAAGGCTTAAAGTGGAGCGAGCTGCCCAAGCGCTTCCCCAAAGAGGCCGACGCCTGGCAGAGACACCTGGCCGATTTTAAAGCGCCGGGCGGCGAGAGCACTCTGCATGTACAGCAGCGCATTTGGAGCGGCATTGAAAAAATCGTAAAGAAAGAGAATCAGCCGAATCAAACGGTCAAGGTCTGTGTGACAACCCACGGTTGTGCACTGCGCTGCTTTTTCTGCAAGGCGCTGGGGTGGCCGCTTTCACGTATCGATGAAGTGCCGCTGTGCGACAATACTGCCATTTCAGAGGTCACTTTTGCCGAGAACGGCAAAGTCAATGTGCTGCGCATCGGCGATGCCGCACATCTGGACCAAAGCATGTCGGTTTTAAAAAACATGGGCTGGGGGTTAAAAAAAGCGTGA
- the ruvX gene encoding Holliday junction resolvase RuvX — translation MKILGVDLGHARTGLALSDESGFLASPIGVETSYNWEKLLPCLVQKVKETGAGRVVVGLPRNMDGSEGESAQNARAFAESLQSACGVPVVLWDERGTTVTAHGYLNESNVRGKKRKAVVDAVAATIILQGYLDHLRQTAPKPAEKL, via the coding sequence GTGAAAATTCTCGGCGTAGATTTGGGCCATGCCCGCACCGGCCTTGCCCTGAGCGACGAAAGCGGTTTTTTGGCGTCGCCAATCGGAGTAGAGACTTCTTATAATTGGGAAAAACTGCTGCCATGTCTGGTGCAGAAAGTGAAAGAAACCGGTGCCGGCCGGGTAGTGGTTGGCCTGCCGCGCAATATGGACGGCAGCGAGGGAGAAAGCGCCCAAAATGCCCGCGCATTTGCTGAAAGTCTGCAGTCGGCCTGCGGGGTGCCAGTGGTTTTGTGGGACGAGCGCGGAACAACAGTGACAGCCCACGGCTACTTAAATGAGAGCAATGTCCGCGGCAAAAAGCGCAAGGCTGTGGTAGATGCAGTTGCAGCTACGATTATTCTGCAGGGATATCTGGACCATCTGCGCCAGACAGCCCCGAAGCCCGCCGAAAAACTGTGA
- a CDS encoding pyridoxamine kinase: MISKQKRVAAIHDLSGFGKCSLSVILPVLSCMGHEVCCLPTAVLSSHTGGLPDVTIRDLTPEMRGSLRQWQELGIPFDSIYTGFLGSAEQIEIVQEFLQIFRRKNTLVMVDPAMADDGKLYDTYTKEMAAGTAKLCTEADVVVPNRTETAMLLQEPYEEGPCTRAGVSEALHSLTQMGPRVAVMTGVWFSPELIGAAGYDRATGELSYAFSPHIEGSYQGTGDLFAAVLLGALLQEKRLRDALQLAVDFTAGAVRRTREAGTDPLWGVHFEQGLPRLMQNLGL, translated from the coding sequence ATGATTTCCAAGCAAAAACGAGTGGCTGCTATCCATGACCTTTCCGGTTTTGGCAAGTGCTCGCTCAGTGTGATTCTGCCGGTGCTCAGCTGCATGGGGCATGAGGTCTGCTGCCTGCCGACAGCGGTGCTTTCCTCACACACGGGCGGGCTGCCAGATGTGACCATACGTGACCTGACCCCAGAAATGCGCGGCTCTCTGCGGCAGTGGCAGGAGCTGGGCATTCCTTTCGACAGTATTTACACAGGCTTTTTAGGCAGTGCAGAGCAGATTGAAATCGTGCAGGAATTTCTGCAGATTTTCCGCAGAAAAAATACGCTGGTTATGGTAGACCCTGCTATGGCCGACGATGGAAAACTTTACGATACATATACAAAAGAGATGGCTGCCGGCACCGCCAAACTGTGCACAGAGGCAGATGTCGTGGTGCCAAACCGGACCGAGACCGCCATGTTGCTGCAGGAACCATATGAAGAGGGCCCCTGCACCCGTGCGGGGGTTTCAGAGGCGCTGCACAGCCTGACCCAGATGGGCCCGCGGGTCGCTGTTATGACCGGCGTTTGGTTTTCACCGGAGCTGATCGGTGCGGCAGGCTACGACCGTGCCACCGGTGAGCTGAGCTATGCGTTCAGTCCGCACATTGAGGGCAGCTACCAGGGCACAGGGGATCTGTTTGCGGCGGTGCTGCTGGGTGCGCTGCTGCAGGAAAAGCGGCTGCGTGATGCGCTGCAGCTGGCGGTCGACTTTACTGCGGGCGCAGTCCGCCGCACCCGCGAGGCTGGCACCGACCCGCTGTGGGGGGTCCACTTCGAGCAGGGCCTGCCCCGTCTAATGCAAAATCTTGGCCTGTAA